The DNA region TTGTAATTGTGATAAGCAAGCTGTTCCAATCCAAATTGATTTTGCAACCTTGATAgctctgatatatatatatatatatatatatatatatatatatatatatatatatatttttttttttttttttttttttttttttttctgatttacCCTAAAATGGCTTTGATATGTTTCTAATTTGATATATGATGAATTTATTAGTTTGGTTGGTGAAAATTTATACACGTGAATACTTAATGACTGCAGGTATACAATAAGCAAAACTAGCgtaggttctagttagctcaactagtaaaatctctgatggttaaaCAAAACGTCTGAAGTTAAATTcctacctacaccaaaaattaattggtgtcttagtccGATGATAAAAAGTATAATTATTAGAAGCAGGTACCATAGGCTGAAACTCTATAAGgtctttcaaagaaaaaaaaaaaaaaaaggcatactTAGAGGTAGTACAAAACATAATAAGTCTCTACAATTTGTAACTTTCATTTGTAcattaaatatcatttttttatataactaattttttatgcCTAAGTATAAGTCTATTCTTCTACTTTCTTCTGTTATCCATTTCACGTACTGACTTGTGTAGTTgtgtttcaaatttttagtGTGCTATTTGCTATGGTTTCCGATTTATCTAGAAAAATCCCTAGGTTGGTGCAAGAGATAGACTTTGctacattaaaattttcaagtatcCTTTTAAGTTGTGTGATAATTTTATCCTAAGGTTATTGTATTAGCTGATTTTATAATATTGTATATTTGATTACTAGAGCTATGctgaatgcttttttttttttttttctttattttgagaaaCCAAGCTATGCTGAATGCTGATTGGGTGTTTCAAGCTAAAATTTGATGTCATGTgcttgttgaatttttttttttttgtctatggGATAGGACAAAGGACTTCTAAACTTTTAGTATAGGTTTAAATTCTATCACACACAGTTGATTTCCATataatactttatatatatatatatatatatatatatatatatttgttcttaACATTAACTTAATAGTAATTTATtgttatattaatatattaattttttttattgaaaaatataataaaaaagaagagattaaATTATCGAAAGAATTAGAAAGTTATCTTAAGGGGtttctatattttcttgttCCTAAATTAGAAAGTGTTCCATTGTGCTTTAATTGCTTCTTTCAAAaggaaattttcaaaaaaaataaaacaaaaagtttatTTCCAAAGGGTTTCTGCTTCCCGAATTTAATTgccaaaattgggaattaacCATGTTTgctaaacaatataattagtaggcacttttacaaaataatattttttactaacatctcgagtttaaaagactcgattttgggcttaaaaatcgagtctttgagggtCGATTTTTATGTTCTGATCAAGTCTGAGTtgacattttttccacgtggtgtctacctgaaaatcgagtctctacgactcgatttataagcccacCTTTACAAAATAATTAGAACGTGTTCAGCTCTCATGTACACCATTCCCCCCATCCCAACCACCCCACTCCACCCCACCTTCTCATCAGACCACTACAAACCCCCGCGCCACCATGCAGACCTGACCAGAAGCCAAAGAACCCACAGCCGCCCGATCCAGCCAGACCACGCCACCACCGCACCAACGCGCCAGACCCACGCCGCACGGCCCAAGCATCAACCCACAGCCACCCTATCCAGCCAACCCATAGCCACCCAAACTGCCTGATCCAGCCAGACCACGCTACCACCACACCACCGCGCCAAACCCACGCTGCGCGACCCAAGCATCAACCCACAACCACCCGATCCAGCCAACCTATAGCCACCCAAACCGCCCAATCCAGCCAAACCACGCCACCACTGCACCAGATCCACACTACGTGACCCAAGCATCAACCCATAGCCACCCGATCCACCCGACCCAAGCATCAAGTATTAGGGTCGtgggtttttggattttcttgcaAAGAACCTCGATCAACAAGCCAAACGGGTCATGGGTTTcggagtttttatttttttaatatggatTTTAGGTGGTTGTTGGGGGTGGATTTGGTTGGATTTGTGCTAAATTGTTGGATTAATGCTCGGATTTGTGGGTTGATAGTGGCTGGTCTATGCTTGTATTTAGTGGTGGTTGATCTGTGTTTTGAActccaaacacttgaaaattttgttttacagatataaattgagtctttaagactcgattttcaggtagaTGCCACGTGGAAAAAGTGTCAACTCAGACCTGATCAGAACATAAAAATCGAcccttaaagactcgatttttgggcccaaaatcgagtcttttagactcgagatgttagtaaaaaatgtAGTTTTGTAACaatgcctactaattatattgtttggcaaACAGTGTTAAATCCCAATTTTGTCCTCGAATTAATATCTTGGTAGAGATATGATTTCTTGGAACTgtagttttttgtttataaataagcctATAATTCCAAAAGAAATTTCTTTACCTATTTCAAATAATATTAACTTTTCTCTAGTTTAAAACCTTCTCTCCTCTccatttatatatgtgtgttaaaatacttagggtatatttggtaactattttttccccttattttctgtttccaaaaataattttctatttttgaaattaaaaaacttgtttggcaacataaaatagacaaaaaaaaaaactattctcaaaactaaatttatgaaggaaactaaaaacatgcaaaaggctgttttcagtttcttatttttaaaaatcaatgaaaacatacatttaatttaatgaatctgtgTCATTTAATGAGCTagcattaaaattcaaatcctggtaacaacatattttagtattttctattttttttttcaaaaatctatctttttaatttcaactaaccaaacgtgtttttgatttcaaaaatacaagaaaattgttttttctttatattatcaaaaacaagtttttgaaaatagaaaataaaaactgtttcCAAACATATCCTTaatattctataaaaaataaaaaataaaaataaaaaaaaaaaaacttttctctaGTTTGGTTACTcaatttattaaatgggttgtaaattgtaatattGGATAGCATTGAGGAAGTTACCGTgcttttaatttatattaaatagaTATTCTATGGTTGAATGTAATACCCtactaaccttttttttttttttttgagggaaaataCCCTACTAACCTAGTCTAGTACTATTtgtttttcaaagataattttATACTTCTAAcaagaatgagaaatttgaatatttcCGATGAAAACACTGAAAGTTACCCGTTGATTTGAAGCATTTTCACCCCATTAGTCAATAAAATCAACTGCAATTAAGATTATCCTGGTGAGTGGTCGATTTTCTCACTCAAAAGTGTCAAATAAGCACCGCAATATGTAAGGGAAGTTGATCAAGTGGGGCCAACAAGTCATCAAAACAATTTTGAAAAGCAGATGTAAGGCTTCAgatattttaaataatgaatGGTAGAAATTATGCTTGAGATATCTTATCAACTAGGTGATGGGGAGTGGTGACGATCAAAAGGATGGGATGTGGGGGGTTTCagttatattaaataataaagtctagggtttttttttttttttttttttaagaatcaaagtCTCCTGTTTTTAAATAGGATATTTGGGGTACAAGTGTCATTTATCTTAACGaataaaatttaactataaaattagttataatctaaaattacgaccttattaaatattttttattggagatgaattttgacaaattcacaattatattttcttcttatatccttcatacttgcaaaatttctagaaattaaagatcaatagctatttcatcactaaattgtttaaattgtaagtttttatagtttaaaattatgcataaaatataatcttgaAGATCATAcagtaaataatatcttattggcataaaatttgacatgtgttttaaagggcaaaaaacatgcaatcaagcggttataatttcaaaatatgttgtaatatatatttttttaggaaattataGCCTTGGGCTAcgaccaattttgtaactaaattttgtactacaccaaaaactaattaacaTCAAGTCTCGCTTATACTGAAAACCAATTAACATCTCAACATAAAGAATAATCATAATAGAGTGGATGTTATAAGttaaattctattatatctcaaaaaagatttttaattttctcatgAAAAATAATATGTAACAATTTAAAGCTGGTACAGAACATGTTGAGAGCTCTCAATGAACCCATAACATTCTCATATTTGCTTCCATTCTCTTGAACCCATGGAGTTTCAAATTCCCTTTCTTTTTGTCCTTTTtactttcttcctcttcctgTCAATGGCAACTAAAATAGTAAGGAAATCAAAAACTAAGTCAAAGTTGCCCCCAGGACCATGGAGATTACCACTCTTAGGAAACTTGCACCAACTTGTTGGCTCACTACCTCATCATTCTTTAGGAAAACTTGCTAAAAAATATGGACCCTTGATGCACCTACAACTTGGTGAAGTTTCCAACATCATAGTATCTTCACCAGAAATGGCCAAAGAGGTTATGAAAACACATGACATAATCTTTGCTAGTAGGCCTTATCTTCTTGCTGCCAAGATCTTGTCTTATGATACTAAAGGCATTGCCTTCTCTCCATATGGAAGTTATTGGAGAGAGATTAGAAAAATGTGCATGGTGGAGTTGCTAAGTGTAAAACGTGTCGAATCATTCCGATCAATTAGAGAAGTGGAGGTGTCAAATCTTATCAAAATGATATCTGCAAATGAAGGTTCACCAATCAATCTTAGTGAGAAGTTCTTTCAATTGGCATATGGTATAACATCAAGGGCTGCCCTTGGTAAAACAGCCAAAGACCATGAAGCATTCATATCAATTGTCAATGAAGGTACAAAACTGGCATCAGGGTTTTGTGTTGCTGACATGTTCCCTTCAATTGAAGTGCTTCAAGTTATTAGCACTTTGAGGCATAAACTTGAGAAGCTACATCAAGGGATTGATCAGATACTACAAAAAGTTTTGAATGAGCACAAAGACAACCATTTGGAAGCTAAAAAAGGCGATGGCAAAGCAGATAAAGATATTGTTGATGTCCTCTTAAGGCTCCAAAGGCATGGTGACCTTGAACATCCCTTAAATGACAACAGTATCAAGGCAGTCCTCTTGGTTAGTATATTAATTTCTGATTAGCTATGCAGACTGCCAAAGTGTGTCCATTATCCTATAATGACATTAGCTCTATATTTTAAACCCACTAATAGTTTGGTAGTCTTATGGAAATTTTATCTGAGCTACTAGAAAAATTTTGGTATTTGTAGTGTAGAAGGAGATCCTATATTTTTAATCTGGCATCATAAGAAAGACTAGAGCTTGAAGAATGAGTATAATATCCATAGGCTGTCTCTGAAAAATTGATAGTAAACATGCAATCAGGAAGAGGTTGTGTTACTGgaattatatattaaaagttaTTTTGACCCCTGCATTGTGGCTTGAGGTAAGGCGATTATTAGACGCCTTGAAGTTATATTCACAATAAGTTAGTacctttttccttctttgtaaaaaaatataaatcttaaACAGTATCAGTCTATGAGCTTTCCTTTATGACAATATTGAGATAGAGCAGGTTTCTATTATAGCTACATGAGGTCCATCCAGGTTATAGTTAGATAaaggtactttctttttttggttggtaaTAGACAGATATGGTGAATAAATATGGTTGGTAATAGACAGATAAGTTGTACAAATTGCATCCTTAGCTGTTTGAATTATATGGTGAAACCAACATGATATTTTGTCATCACTTTCAACCAGAATTTCCATCAGATGCCTATGAAAAtcattgaaaacaataaacataaatacCATTAATCTTCTTTCAGGACATATTCAGTGCTGGGAGTGAGACATCATCAACTACTCTAGAGTGGGCAATGTCAGAAATGGTGAAGAACCCACAGGTGATGGAAAAGGCACAAGCTGAGGTGAGACAGGTCTTTGATGGAAAAGCATATGTGGATGAAACATACCTTCATGAATTGAAATTCTTAAGATCAGTTATCAAAGAAACTCTGAGGCTGCATCCTACTATTCCTTTGTTACTTCCAAGAGAATGCAGAGAGAGTTGTGATATTAATGGATACAAGATACCTGTCAAGACCAAGGTCATTGTTAATGCATGGGCTATTGGAAGAGATCCAAGGTATTGGACTGAAGCTGAGAAATTTTACCCAGAAAGATTCCTCAACAGTTCAATTGATTACAAGGGGACAGATTTTGAATACATACCTTTTGGTGCTGGAAGGAGGATGTGCCCTGGAATTACATTTGCTATGGCTAATATTGAGCTTCTACTTGCACAATTACTATATCATTTTGATTGGAAACTTCCCAATGGGTTGAAACAAGAAGATCTAGACATGACTGAGGAATTTGGATTGtctttaagaagaaaaaataatctaCACTTAATTCCTATGCCTTATCCTCCTTTGTCTGTAAAATGAAATCAGCATTTCTTGTTATCCTTTGACTGTAAAATAAAACCAGAAATGGTATATTATTGTATGCTCACTTTGTATTGCTATAATAGTAACCAACTAGACTTTTGAGATTATGTGATGTAGGAAGAGcaaagaattttatttatatttaatttggagtccattatatttttattggttatTTCTATTTTAGGTGTTAGTagttaattaggtttattagtatttttatttaatttcctaAAATCATTGGTATTTTGCAATTCAATTACTAATATTTCACAAGTCAATTTGAATTAGTGTTTCCCTTGTCAATTAGGATTAGGGTTTCTATATGAGCCAAGTATTGTTCTTTTATTGAGGGGGGATTATTTGATGAACAAAATTTCTATTAAAATCATCACGAATCTAGCGCCAACTCTAGCCAACCCTAGATGTTGACTCttagattattttatttgagaaaagtCTAGGGACACAACTTTCATGCCACAATTTTTGGTCGATTAtgagaaatggagaaaaaattGTGAGTCTATATGAAACTGCTTTTCAACCACTCATTGTCTATACTTCATCAAGCTATGGCAAATGGGGTGATCCTATAGGAacgattttttttcccttggtACTAACTCCAAGCAAGTCTAAGTGTTGATTCCtagattttttatctttatttttcttgttctttaattaTTGTGTTGCATCATTCTAGTATGTCCTACATCATAATGACCTTGTGCTCTTGAGGCAGGACAAAACCAAAACTGATGCAAAACCAATATTTTCAAAGAATTTGATGAACagggaaataaaataaacctagAAATCAATAGCTAGACTTGCTTAGAATTAGCaccaaataagaaaaagaaaatataaccacataattaagttaattaacaCCTAAGGTTGGTTGGAGTCAACATTAGACTATTGGAAAAATTcgaactaaaattttatcaagTAAGCAAattttagttagctcaactagtaaagtttcttATTGTCGAATAAGAGACTTGAGCTTCAAAttctgcctacaccaaaaactaattgatgtctTAACTTAATAGTAACAAGCAATCATCATGGAGCGGATGTCATAGACTAAAATTTAATCctatctataaaaataaaataaaaaataaaaataaaaattgtaaagaatGTTAAACTCTTGGTTCTTTAAATAAAGTTCCAAACTTACTATCCTAGTAAGAAAACTCTACTAACCTAGTGAGAAACAGACAAACTTAATTCCTAGACCAAgtagaaaacagaaaataaaaaagtttaatcAATTAcagaaagtaaataaaataaatcataggtATTAATTGATAGGGCTTAGGCCCAAGTGGTAACA from Castanea sativa cultivar Marrone di Chiusa Pesio chromosome 6, ASM4071231v1 includes:
- the LOC142641516 gene encoding cytochrome P450 71D9-like gives rise to the protein MEFQIPFLFVLFTFFLFLSMATKIVRKSKTKSKLPPGPWRLPLLGNLHQLVGSLPHHSLGKLAKKYGPLMHLQLGEVSNIIVSSPEMAKEVMKTHDIIFASRPYLLAAKILSYDTKGIAFSPYGSYWREIRKMCMVELLSVKRVESFRSIREVEVSNLIKMISANEGSPINLSEKFFQLAYGITSRAALGKTAKDHEAFISIVNEGTKLASGFCVADMFPSIEVLQVISTLRHKLEKLHQGIDQILQKVLNEHKDNHLEAKKGDGKADKDIVDVLLRLQRHGDLEHPLNDNSIKAVLLDIFSAGSETSSTTLEWAMSEMVKNPQVMEKAQAEVRQVFDGKAYVDETYLHELKFLRSVIKETLRLHPTIPLLLPRECRESCDINGYKIPVKTKVIVNAWAIGRDPRYWTEAEKFYPERFLNSSIDYKGTDFEYIPFGAGRRMCPGITFAMANIELLLAQLLYHFDWKLPNGLKQEDLDMTEEFGLSLRRKNNLHLIPMPYPPLSVK